The proteins below come from a single Zea mays cultivar B73 chromosome 8, Zm-B73-REFERENCE-NAM-5.0, whole genome shotgun sequence genomic window:
- the LOC103635755 gene encoding protein G1-like7 produces the protein MEPGPDGPAGGQGTSAPAEAGPSPSSSSAAAAASSSSRKQAEQQAPPQQQAGAQQRQQQAARAQHQEAPAPQAAQAQPQPLAQQPPPPPPPAGLSRYESQKRRDWNTFLQYLRNHKPPLTLARCSGAHVIEFLRYLDQFGKTKVHTEGCAHFGQPNPPAPCACPLRQAWGSLDALIGRLRAAYEESGGRPESNPFAAKAVRIYLRDVREAQAKARGIPYEKRKRKRGSAAAAPPVAPPPVVTAETAGTTSGTVCDEEEEPSPSAGDEPQKQTTTPTSASAPPTSTSSASASSSSAAAATTSTTTTRKEEEGSAPSS, from the coding sequence ATGGAGCCTGGTCCCGACGGGCCTGCTGGTGGCCAAGGAACCAGTGCGCCAGCGGAGGCCGGGCCGTCTCCGTCGTCGTCATCGGCCGCCGCAGCCGCCTCGTCGTCGAGTCGGAAGCAGGCAGAGCAGCAAGCGCCGCCGCAGCAACAAGCAGGAGCACAGCAGAGGCAACAGCAGGCAGCAAGGGCCCAGCATCAGGAAGCTCCAGCGCCGCAGGCGGCCCAGGCCCAACCGCAGCCACTGGCGCAGCAGCctccgccgcctcctcctccagcGGGGCTGAGCCGGTACGAGTCGCAGAAGCGCCGCGACTGGAACACGTTCCTGCAGTACCTGCGGAACCACAAGCCGCCACTGACGCTGGCCCGCTGCAGCGGCGCGCACGTCATCGAGTTCCTCCGCTACCTGGACCAGTTCGGCAAGACCAAGGTGCACACCGAGGGCTGCGCCCACTTCGGCCAGCCCAACCCGCCGGCGCCCTGCGCGTGCCCGCTGCGCCAGGCGTGGGGCAGCCTCGACGCGCTCATCGGCCGCCTCCGCGCCGCGTACGAGGAGTCCGGCGGCCGCCCCGAGTCCAACCCGTTCGCGGCCAAGGCCGTGCGCATCTACCTCCGCGACGTGCGGGAGGCGCAGGCCAAGGCGCGCGGCATCCCCTACGAGAAGAGGAAGCGCAAGCGCGGAAGCGCGGCCGCGGCGCCTCCAGTTGCGCCGCCTCCTGTTGTAACTGCAGAGACCGCAGGGACCACGTCAGGGACCGTCTGTGACGAGGAGGAGGAACCAtcgccgtctgcaggtgatgaacCACAGAAGCAGACCACCACGCCGACGTCCGCCTCGGCTCCTCCTACAAGTACTTCCAGCGCTAGTGCAAGTAGTAGCAGTGCCGCCGCGGCCACCACGTCGACGACGACGACAAGGAAGGAGGAAGAAGGATCCGCGCCAAGCTCGTGA